Proteins co-encoded in one Rhodococcus sp. PAMC28707 genomic window:
- a CDS encoding ABC transporter permease, which translates to MIETALSRFRVFGLRDLRTHWVRSLVSAAVVAVAAGLLIAVLGTYGSLTGSVERLTASIAGNADLEVIGVTDSGFSQSELEVVRAVPGVDAAVPMLRSELVTGIGKITVIGVDSSITALDSDLQSAVSGSVTEFAKPGAVLVGPSTGLREGDSFDVGGTPLTVAGVVSGAGSQRIGGGMFVLAPLNLAQTLTDRAGKIDSIFVIDGSNQGVEEAVTDAVAGRVAVMDPDFRADRADAAISLTRNATLMVSLIAFVVAGFLVFNVMNMAIAKRRPTISVLRSLGGRRSTIVRDLLGEAALVGLIGGAIGTPLGIFMGRIAISSLPPFLVQEIDTRIEYVLPGYAIPVAIIACILACVGASALAAVQVYRISPVEALAVGGSETDAGRRRSVTVGAAALGVLGVVGAVVLASTIEGQLTLAAGALFLVGVVALCVSGTDLIVDAVAALPRRWGGAGRLATATVERAPRRIWATVMTIVVAVGVSVGVSGALDNLTSAATDSLSSLGRTDIYVSLTPSSVVPAGSTLDPAVVQRVRDTPGVQNVVEGQWAYATLGEEFVSIQAVGEGSNAVTLSVLDDDVRAAVLRGDGVAISRTLGEAQGLSAGSIIELPTPTGIREVEVLALVDYLNAAGGTMAISLQSMQQWFDRPGATYLEVAVDGDAATVLGELDSTLPPEVYVYSGEEALAGASGSIAQAGALAVALQWIVALVAAVALLNTLTLSVLERRRELGVLRAMGGRRSTLARMVIAEAVAVGIVGGILGIGIGAALQYLSTLILGASTGIFIPYSIGPTVVIYGLVALVLSLIGSAPPALHAARSTIVDAIAAD; encoded by the coding sequence GTGATCGAAACCGCTCTCAGCCGATTCCGAGTCTTCGGGCTTCGAGATCTGCGCACGCACTGGGTTCGATCGCTCGTCTCAGCGGCCGTCGTCGCCGTCGCCGCAGGACTGCTCATCGCAGTGCTCGGAACATACGGTTCGCTCACCGGATCGGTCGAACGGCTCACCGCCTCCATTGCCGGTAACGCGGACCTCGAGGTCATCGGCGTCACCGACAGTGGGTTCTCCCAGTCCGAACTCGAGGTGGTTCGTGCAGTACCGGGCGTCGACGCGGCCGTTCCCATGCTCCGCAGCGAACTCGTGACCGGGATCGGGAAGATCACCGTCATCGGCGTCGACTCCTCGATCACGGCACTGGACTCCGATCTGCAATCCGCAGTCTCCGGATCGGTCACCGAATTCGCCAAACCGGGAGCAGTGCTCGTCGGACCCTCGACGGGATTGCGGGAAGGCGATAGTTTCGACGTCGGCGGGACACCGTTGACCGTCGCCGGTGTGGTCTCCGGTGCAGGGTCGCAGCGAATCGGCGGCGGAATGTTTGTTCTCGCACCACTGAACTTGGCGCAGACGCTCACCGATCGCGCAGGAAAAATCGACTCCATCTTCGTGATCGACGGTTCGAATCAAGGCGTCGAGGAAGCAGTGACCGACGCCGTCGCCGGCCGCGTCGCGGTGATGGATCCAGACTTCCGAGCCGATCGAGCGGACGCGGCGATCAGCCTGACACGCAACGCGACGTTGATGGTCTCGCTCATCGCCTTCGTCGTCGCGGGCTTTCTCGTGTTCAACGTCATGAACATGGCAATAGCCAAACGCCGACCCACCATCTCGGTGTTGCGCTCACTCGGCGGCAGGCGATCGACCATTGTCCGCGACCTCCTCGGTGAAGCAGCCCTCGTCGGATTGATCGGCGGGGCAATCGGCACTCCACTGGGAATTTTCATGGGCCGCATCGCCATCAGCAGTCTGCCGCCCTTTCTAGTACAAGAAATCGACACTCGCATCGAATACGTGCTGCCGGGCTACGCCATCCCCGTAGCGATCATCGCCTGCATCCTGGCCTGCGTCGGCGCCTCCGCGCTCGCCGCAGTTCAGGTGTACCGAATCTCGCCGGTGGAAGCACTCGCCGTCGGGGGCTCGGAGACCGACGCCGGCAGACGAAGGTCCGTCACGGTAGGAGCGGCAGCACTCGGAGTGCTCGGTGTCGTCGGAGCCGTCGTCCTCGCGTCCACCATCGAAGGGCAGCTCACCCTCGCCGCAGGTGCACTGTTCCTGGTCGGCGTCGTAGCTCTCTGCGTCAGCGGAACCGATCTCATCGTCGACGCCGTCGCCGCACTCCCCCGCCGCTGGGGCGGCGCAGGCCGACTCGCGACGGCCACCGTCGAACGCGCACCGCGACGGATCTGGGCGACGGTGATGACCATCGTCGTCGCCGTCGGAGTCAGCGTCGGCGTGTCGGGAGCCCTGGACAATTTGACCTCCGCAGCGACAGATTCACTGTCCTCTCTCGGACGCACCGACATCTACGTTTCGCTCACCCCCAGCTCGGTGGTTCCCGCGGGCTCCACCTTGGATCCTGCAGTGGTGCAACGTGTCCGCGACACCCCAGGGGTACAGAACGTGGTCGAAGGCCAATGGGCCTACGCCACGCTCGGCGAAGAATTCGTCTCCATCCAAGCCGTCGGCGAGGGCAGCAATGCCGTCACCCTGTCCGTCCTCGACGACGACGTTCGCGCTGCGGTGTTACGCGGTGACGGTGTCGCGATTTCGCGCACACTCGGTGAAGCACAAGGCCTTTCGGCTGGAAGTATCATCGAGCTCCCCACCCCGACAGGCATCCGAGAAGTCGAAGTTCTCGCGCTGGTCGACTACCTCAACGCGGCAGGCGGAACAATGGCCATCTCGCTGCAATCGATGCAGCAATGGTTCGACCGCCCCGGCGCGACCTACCTCGAAGTCGCCGTCGACGGCGACGCCGCCACCGTACTCGGCGAACTCGACTCCACCCTGCCGCCCGAGGTGTACGTGTACTCGGGCGAGGAAGCACTGGCCGGAGCCAGTGGGTCCATCGCACAAGCAGGGGCACTGGCCGTCGCGCTCCAATGGATCGTCGCACTCGTCGCCGCCGTAGCACTGCTGAACACACTGACACTGTCCGTCCTCGAACGCCGACGCGAACTCGGCGTCCTGCGCGCCATGGGCGGGCGCCGCAGCACACTCGCACGGATGGTCATAGCGGAGGCAGTCGCCGTCGGGATCGTCGGCGGCATCCTCGGCATCGGAATCGGCGCCGCCCTGCAGTACCTCAGCACCCTCATCCTCGGCGCGAGCACCGGAATCTTCATCCCCTACTCCATCGGGCCGACCGTGGTCATCTACGGACTCGTCGCACTCGTCCTCTCCCTCATCGGATCGGCACCCCCAGCCCTCCACGCTGCACGTTCGACAATCGTCGACGCGATTGCCGCCGACTGA
- a CDS encoding HNH endonuclease signature motif containing protein — protein sequence MQVSEVLEFVARLNELKPVPDAATGIDLITALETATCACAAAQAVATDAVAVSISEQRKALGKPKAQWRAGLASQIGLARRVSPNKGATFLGLARSLVHEMPHTLDRLRGGELNEYRAILIARETACLTVEDRQVIDRRLCADGHILNGLGDDAIAARARAMAAELDPASVVKRFEKAFSARRTSTRPQPDFMCQFTTVTSMDRAVCMWATLRRDADSIVNAGGESRTRDQIMADLAYERITGTTSAGAGAPVSVNLVIADTTLLADSTDPAHLQGYGEIPAVIARKLVGTACADTTRVELRRVYATPSTGALTAMESKARIFPTALARLIDLRDRTCRTPWCDAPIRHHDHIRSYARGGDTSANNGAGLCAACNHAKEADGWSAEPRKARKPGVIHIYDMTTPTGHEYSSTAPPMPVVISYPSFIEQELVIDLSAA from the coding sequence ATGCAGGTATCCGAGGTACTGGAGTTCGTGGCGCGACTGAACGAGCTGAAACCCGTGCCCGACGCGGCCACCGGAATCGACCTGATCACCGCTCTGGAGACCGCAACCTGCGCGTGCGCAGCAGCCCAGGCAGTGGCCACCGATGCCGTCGCCGTCTCGATCAGCGAGCAACGGAAGGCGCTCGGAAAACCCAAGGCGCAGTGGAGGGCAGGCCTCGCCTCGCAGATCGGACTCGCGCGGCGCGTGTCCCCGAACAAGGGTGCCACCTTCCTCGGGTTGGCACGATCACTCGTGCACGAGATGCCGCACACGCTCGACCGCCTACGCGGCGGTGAGCTGAACGAGTATCGCGCCATCCTGATCGCTAGAGAGACAGCATGTTTGACGGTCGAGGACCGGCAGGTCATCGATAGACGGCTGTGTGCGGACGGGCACATCCTGAATGGACTCGGTGATGACGCCATCGCCGCGAGGGCCCGCGCGATGGCCGCTGAACTCGATCCCGCGTCGGTAGTGAAGCGCTTCGAAAAGGCGTTCTCGGCGCGCCGCACCAGTACTCGGCCACAACCGGACTTCATGTGCCAATTCACCACGGTGACATCGATGGATCGCGCGGTCTGCATGTGGGCGACCCTCCGACGTGACGCCGACTCGATCGTCAACGCCGGCGGAGAAAGCCGAACCAGGGACCAGATCATGGCCGATCTGGCATACGAGCGCATCACCGGAACGACATCAGCGGGCGCGGGCGCACCGGTGTCGGTCAACCTCGTGATCGCCGACACGACTCTTCTCGCCGACAGCACCGACCCCGCTCACCTGCAGGGATACGGCGAGATTCCCGCAGTCATCGCCCGCAAGTTGGTAGGCACTGCGTGTGCGGACACCACACGGGTCGAGCTCCGCAGGGTGTATGCCACCCCCTCGACCGGCGCGCTCACCGCGATGGAATCGAAAGCTCGAATCTTCCCAACAGCGCTGGCCCGATTGATCGACCTGCGTGATCGAACGTGCCGAACACCGTGGTGCGACGCACCGATTCGTCACCACGACCACATTCGGTCCTACGCACGCGGGGGCGACACCAGCGCGAACAACGGTGCAGGCTTGTGCGCCGCATGCAATCACGCCAAGGAAGCAGACGGGTGGAGTGCCGAACCTCGAAAAGCACGGAAGCCCGGCGTCATCCACATCTACGACATGACCACACCGACCGGGCACGAGTACAGCTCGACAGCACCGCCGATGCCCGTGGTCATCAGCTACCCGTCGTTCATCGAGCAAGAGTTGGTGATCGACCTCTCCGCGGCGTAG
- a CDS encoding DEAD/DEAH box helicase: MTTFASLGVPNALAEVLSSQGKVDAFPIQADTLPDTLVGRDVLGRGKTGSGKTLAFSIPMVARLAGQLPGNRKPGRPRGLILAPTRELATQIAAAIEPLAAAYKLSVTTIFGGVSQNRQVSALKGGVDIVVACPGRLEDLMKQRHVSLDGVQITVLDEADHMADLGFLPVVTRILAATPPKGQRLLFSATLDNGVDKLVKRFLTDQVTHSVDEVDSHVEAMTHSVFEVDGVESKKKLVQQLASGTGRRILFMRTKHQARKLAKQLTEAGIPSVDLHGNLSQGARDRNLLAFSSGSARVLVATDVAARGVHVDDVQLVVHVDPPAEHKAYLHRSGRTARAGSAGDVVTVVLPEQRKDTAILLRKANIKVTPVRVTADSPQVSELVGEQARYVEPVPVKAVQQPRQGSPRGNGGSRSSNPRSGGAPRRSGGGGQGQGSQGGAARQHAAGGGGGRSRRPAGPAASRTR; encoded by the coding sequence ATGACTACCTTTGCTTCACTCGGCGTTCCGAACGCGCTCGCCGAAGTTCTCTCCAGCCAGGGCAAGGTCGACGCCTTCCCTATCCAGGCGGACACACTCCCCGACACTCTCGTAGGACGCGACGTTCTCGGCCGCGGAAAGACGGGCAGTGGCAAGACACTCGCTTTCTCTATCCCCATGGTTGCCCGCCTCGCTGGACAGCTCCCAGGCAACCGCAAGCCAGGCCGCCCACGCGGACTGATCCTTGCCCCCACCCGTGAGCTGGCGACACAGATCGCCGCCGCAATAGAACCGTTGGCCGCGGCGTACAAGCTCAGCGTCACCACCATTTTCGGTGGCGTCTCGCAGAACCGTCAGGTATCCGCCCTCAAGGGTGGCGTCGATATTGTCGTCGCCTGCCCGGGCAGGCTCGAAGACCTGATGAAGCAGCGCCACGTCTCACTCGACGGCGTGCAGATCACCGTTCTCGACGAAGCCGACCACATGGCCGACCTCGGGTTCCTTCCGGTCGTCACTCGAATTCTGGCGGCTACCCCACCGAAGGGTCAGCGTCTCCTGTTCTCGGCGACGCTAGACAACGGCGTCGACAAGCTCGTCAAGCGGTTCCTCACCGACCAGGTGACGCACTCCGTCGACGAAGTCGACTCACACGTAGAAGCCATGACGCACAGCGTCTTCGAGGTCGACGGTGTCGAATCCAAGAAGAAGCTCGTGCAGCAACTGGCTTCGGGCACCGGACGTCGCATCCTGTTCATGCGAACCAAGCATCAGGCCCGCAAGCTCGCCAAGCAGCTCACCGAAGCTGGAATCCCGTCGGTCGACTTGCACGGCAACCTCTCTCAGGGCGCGCGTGACCGCAACCTACTCGCATTCTCCTCGGGTTCGGCGCGCGTACTCGTCGCCACCGACGTCGCCGCTCGCGGTGTGCACGTCGATGACGTTCAGCTCGTCGTGCACGTGGATCCGCCTGCCGAGCACAAGGCATACCTGCACCGCTCGGGCCGCACCGCTCGCGCGGGAAGCGCCGGAGATGTCGTGACGGTCGTTCTCCCGGAGCAGCGCAAGGACACCGCAATCCTCTTGCGCAAGGCCAACATCAAGGTGACCCCGGTCCGCGTCACGGCCGACTCACCTCAGGTGTCCGAACTCGTCGGCGAGCAGGCTCGGTATGTCGAGCCCGTACCAGTCAAGGCTGTTCAGCAGCCTCGTCAGGGCAGTCCACGCGGTAATGGGGGCTCACGCAGCAGCAACCCTCGCAGCGGCGGCGCTCCGCGTCGCAGCGGCGGTGGCGGTCAGGGCCAGGGCAGCCAAGGCGGCGCAGCACGCCAGCACGCAGCCGGCGGCGGCGGCGGACGTAGTCGTCGTCCCGCAGGGCCTGCCGCGAGCCGTACTCGCTAG
- a CDS encoding GNAT family N-acetyltransferase, producing the protein MITVEEEGWDTPAGAQLRAAQRAELDSRYGNSSHEPGMPPSGEDMLVFVVARDDSSVGIGCGGLRLLAGDEAEIKRMYVIPAERGRGTSAAILRKLEESARAHGIHTLKLETGSRQLDAVRFFEREGYTRIEPFGPYVGALTSICYARTL; encoded by the coding sequence GTGATCACGGTGGAAGAAGAAGGCTGGGATACCCCGGCCGGGGCACAATTGCGGGCCGCTCAGCGGGCGGAGTTGGATTCTCGGTACGGAAACAGCAGCCACGAACCAGGGATGCCACCATCCGGGGAGGACATGCTGGTGTTCGTCGTCGCGCGAGACGACTCATCGGTGGGCATCGGGTGTGGTGGACTTCGGTTACTTGCCGGTGATGAGGCTGAGATCAAACGGATGTACGTCATTCCCGCCGAACGAGGTCGCGGTACATCGGCCGCCATCCTGCGCAAGCTCGAAGAGAGCGCACGAGCTCACGGTATCCACACTCTCAAGTTGGAAACCGGATCGCGTCAACTGGACGCAGTGAGGTTCTTCGAGCGGGAGGGCTACACCAGGATCGAGCCCTTCGGCCCGTACGTCGGTGCGCTGACCTCGATCTGTTACGCCCGCACGCTGTAA
- a CDS encoding ABC transporter ATP-binding protein, whose amino-acid sequence MTESRTENRTSTALTPVELATAAVMSSFAVALSVVAMVVPLATALQIVAAVPMAVVAQRHRTRVLVSAAVAGTLVAFVAAGWSTAITVATAALLGGMVGRAKRLGHGLFRVLVTSAVVGPAIGLVTVAVLFVLAPLRELFLKTIENTIEGVARLMSRTEILIPAADTLRSGVGAVLDNWWWWILGTAIFSIVVGVFFTWLILGAILDRLSTIPVADHLPAAVDGVVAPLPVRLNNVGFSYDGSRTAALQGLDLTIDFGEFVAVVGHNGSGKSTLTRILAGRTPTTGTVDRPGVAGLGLAGGTAVVLQRPESQILGSRVGDDVVWGLPADAETDIDALLTEVGLGGMGARDTSTLSGGEMQRLAVAAALARRPALLIADEATTMVDAAGRASLVALLADLPTRHRMSVVLVTHQELETAAADRVVHLHGGTQVQHSAEWMRTAFLDRATTHFRAGPPIMTLRGVGHTYNRRTPWSQLALTGIDLTVHAGDGLLVLGGNGSGKSTLAWILAGLTKPSTGTADFEGSPVSDKIGVVGLAFQHSRLQLQRRTVAEDIAAAGGPEVGSVHVSRAMDAVGLDRLLAGREIDSLSGGQMRRVVIAGLVVNKPRVLVLDEPLAGLDPPGRTDIIGVLGQLRRQGIAIIVISHDIDGIDSVCDRTITLAGGRITSETTTRGVPS is encoded by the coding sequence GTGACCGAAAGCCGCACCGAAAACCGCACGTCGACTGCGCTGACGCCTGTCGAACTAGCGACGGCCGCCGTGATGAGCAGCTTTGCAGTCGCTCTCTCGGTGGTTGCGATGGTGGTTCCGCTGGCCACCGCGTTACAGATCGTAGCTGCTGTTCCGATGGCTGTCGTCGCGCAACGCCATCGCACTCGGGTGCTCGTCTCGGCAGCTGTGGCCGGGACTCTCGTCGCGTTCGTTGCGGCCGGGTGGTCGACGGCGATCACCGTGGCCACGGCTGCTCTTCTCGGCGGGATGGTCGGCCGAGCCAAACGTCTCGGTCATGGGCTGTTCCGGGTACTTGTCACCTCAGCTGTCGTCGGGCCGGCCATCGGTTTGGTGACGGTGGCCGTGTTGTTCGTGTTGGCGCCACTGCGTGAGTTGTTTCTGAAAACTATCGAGAACACCATCGAGGGTGTCGCCCGACTGATGTCGAGGACCGAAATTCTGATCCCGGCGGCGGACACGTTGCGCTCGGGTGTCGGTGCCGTGCTGGACAACTGGTGGTGGTGGATACTCGGCACCGCGATATTCAGCATCGTGGTCGGCGTGTTCTTCACGTGGCTGATCCTCGGAGCAATTCTCGACCGTCTCTCGACGATCCCCGTCGCTGATCATCTACCTGCCGCGGTCGACGGAGTGGTCGCACCGCTTCCTGTCCGCTTGAACAACGTCGGGTTCAGCTACGACGGCTCCCGCACCGCCGCCTTGCAGGGCCTCGACCTCACCATCGATTTCGGGGAGTTCGTCGCCGTGGTCGGACACAATGGGTCCGGAAAGTCGACGCTGACTCGAATCCTCGCGGGGCGTACACCCACCACCGGGACCGTGGACCGTCCCGGTGTCGCCGGTTTAGGCCTGGCAGGCGGAACGGCTGTGGTTCTGCAGCGTCCGGAGAGTCAGATCCTCGGTAGCCGCGTCGGCGACGACGTCGTGTGGGGTCTTCCCGCAGACGCCGAAACCGATATCGATGCGTTGCTGACCGAAGTGGGTCTGGGCGGAATGGGCGCACGCGACACCTCGACTCTGTCTGGCGGTGAAATGCAACGGTTGGCGGTCGCGGCTGCACTGGCGCGGCGCCCCGCATTACTGATCGCCGACGAAGCAACCACGATGGTCGACGCCGCAGGCCGAGCGAGCCTGGTGGCGCTGCTGGCCGATCTCCCCACTCGACACCGGATGTCCGTCGTACTCGTGACCCACCAAGAGTTGGAAACGGCCGCGGCCGATCGCGTCGTACATCTCCACGGCGGGACACAGGTGCAGCACAGCGCCGAATGGATGCGTACGGCGTTCCTCGACCGGGCGACTACCCATTTTCGTGCCGGACCACCGATCATGACTCTCCGCGGCGTCGGGCACACCTACAACAGGCGCACACCGTGGTCGCAGTTGGCGCTCACCGGAATCGACCTGACTGTGCATGCAGGGGACGGGCTACTTGTCCTGGGCGGCAACGGATCCGGAAAGTCCACGCTCGCATGGATTCTCGCCGGACTGACCAAGCCGTCGACCGGGACCGCAGATTTCGAAGGTTCTCCGGTGTCGGACAAAATCGGTGTCGTAGGTTTGGCTTTTCAACACTCACGGTTACAACTTCAGCGCCGCACGGTCGCAGAGGACATCGCGGCTGCCGGGGGCCCAGAAGTAGGTTCCGTGCATGTCTCTCGCGCAATGGACGCGGTCGGCTTGGATCGACTGCTCGCAGGTCGAGAGATCGATTCACTCAGCGGCGGACAGATGCGTCGAGTCGTCATCGCCGGACTCGTAGTGAACAAGCCTCGGGTGCTCGTTCTCGACGAACCGCTCGCCGGACTCGATCCGCCGGGACGAACCGACATCATCGGTGTGCTCGGTCAACTACGACGTCAGGGAATCGCGATAATAGTCATTTCGCACGACATCGACGGTATCGACAGCGTGTGCGACCGAACGATCACCCTTGCCGGCGGGCGCATCACGTCCGAAACGACAACCCGCGGAGTGCCATCGTGA
- a CDS encoding energy-coupling factor transporter transmembrane protein EcfT — MTTVVLRQVPRHSPIHRLWAGTKLMSVVLISITLLIAPSWPALGIVVGLLVVTAIIARVPPTAIPRPPKLIWVLFLIGALINAPLGFSAVLLFLRAMVFAFVLLGASLMIGWTTSMSDIAPAVSILGTPLKKLRLPVDEWAATVALCLRSLPLLIEEMRVMIAARRLRPKSVLNSVADNSIVDLITATMSIAIRRATEMGEAITARGGAGQITAYPSRPQLPDVIAFAVILLSCAAAVVVTFAF; from the coding sequence GTGACAACTGTTGTACTGCGCCAAGTTCCGCGACACTCGCCGATCCACCGGCTCTGGGCGGGCACGAAGCTGATGTCGGTGGTGCTGATCAGCATCACACTGCTGATCGCGCCATCGTGGCCCGCCCTCGGGATCGTCGTCGGCCTACTGGTAGTCACCGCGATCATCGCGCGCGTGCCGCCTACCGCCATACCCCGCCCGCCGAAGTTGATCTGGGTTCTCTTCCTGATCGGCGCACTCATCAACGCCCCGTTGGGGTTCTCGGCGGTGCTGCTGTTTCTGCGGGCAATGGTGTTCGCATTCGTGCTACTCGGAGCGTCACTGATGATCGGTTGGACGACGTCGATGAGCGATATCGCACCCGCCGTCTCCATTCTCGGAACGCCGCTGAAGAAGCTGAGATTGCCGGTCGACGAATGGGCCGCGACCGTCGCATTGTGCCTACGTTCACTTCCGTTGCTGATCGAGGAAATGCGCGTCATGATCGCTGCCCGACGCCTGCGCCCCAAATCTGTTCTCAACAGCGTCGCGGACAATTCGATCGTCGACCTCATCACGGCAACGATGTCCATTGCCATCCGACGGGCCACGGAAATGGGCGAGGCAATTACTGCCCGCGGAGGCGCTGGACAAATTACCGCCTACCCCAGCCGACCGCAACTGCCCGACGTCATCGCCTTCGCTGTCATCCTGCTCAGCTGCGCCGCAGCCGTGGTGGTCACGTTCGCGTTCTGA
- a CDS encoding VWA domain-containing protein, translating to MSGRHGTGTRSTPAAKLAAVVLVAVVVVVGGYFGVQAVRATVAGCDSTGQVSLAVDPTIETVVTEVLTRSSELERGCTDFEVRAEAPTDTATELAGADGSRPDLWIPDSTLWLLKTLRSTGALPEVAKSSVAKTLPVVVTSLGEPFAAQNWLQVLQTPQQRIGDPLNSSVSIASILGALAESEVAISDPKAVSAALVPMAQDYGRIADTPHGTTDLVAQVAAEGGSSVATEQSVVAYNKANPQAPLLASVPPTGSYFLDYPLAVTAAMGPDYDAAKKAGAALASLLANSTTVDALLDAGFRQASGTPLTDGTGVGSAAALELKNPLSIESTLRDWSVLALPLRTIVVEDVSGSMAAKSGDSTRIALTVEASLGGNALFNSQAEMGLWAFSIGLGGGSQDYRELVPIGPQSNVVNGLPQREAILASIRTLPSLVGGGTGLYDTTLAAFRNVKAGYNPNFVNSVILLTDGANEDAGSPSLDDLLATLQREQDPVRPVVIVTVGITTDADPVALQKISAATGGTSYIAEDPRDIPDVFVKALNSRTQRIGGE from the coding sequence ATGTCTGGGCGTCACGGAACAGGAACTCGGAGCACTCCGGCTGCAAAATTGGCTGCGGTTGTGTTGGTCGCGGTTGTGGTCGTCGTGGGCGGGTACTTCGGAGTCCAGGCCGTACGCGCGACGGTGGCAGGTTGCGATTCCACGGGCCAGGTATCTCTGGCCGTGGACCCGACCATCGAGACGGTGGTGACCGAGGTGTTGACCCGGTCCAGCGAACTCGAACGAGGTTGTACCGATTTCGAGGTCCGCGCCGAGGCGCCGACCGATACCGCAACGGAGCTTGCCGGTGCCGATGGCAGCCGGCCAGACCTGTGGATTCCCGATTCGACGCTCTGGTTGCTCAAGACTCTCCGCTCGACGGGGGCGCTACCGGAAGTTGCGAAGTCCTCGGTCGCCAAAACTCTGCCGGTCGTGGTTACGAGTCTGGGCGAACCATTTGCGGCACAGAATTGGCTGCAGGTTCTGCAGACCCCGCAACAGCGAATTGGAGATCCACTCAACAGCAGCGTCTCGATCGCCTCGATACTTGGAGCGCTGGCCGAATCGGAGGTCGCGATCTCCGATCCGAAGGCAGTGTCGGCAGCCCTTGTTCCTATGGCACAGGATTATGGGCGAATCGCAGATACGCCACACGGTACGACCGACCTGGTAGCGCAGGTCGCTGCCGAGGGGGGCAGTAGTGTCGCCACCGAACAGAGCGTGGTGGCCTACAACAAGGCCAACCCGCAGGCGCCTCTGCTCGCATCGGTCCCGCCGACCGGCAGCTACTTTTTGGACTACCCGCTCGCCGTGACCGCAGCAATGGGACCGGACTACGACGCTGCGAAGAAGGCAGGGGCTGCCCTGGCCTCGCTGCTGGCGAACTCGACGACAGTCGATGCGCTGCTCGACGCAGGTTTTCGGCAGGCCAGTGGAACTCCGTTGACCGACGGCACCGGTGTCGGGTCGGCCGCGGCCCTCGAACTGAAGAATCCATTGTCCATCGAGTCGACTCTGCGGGATTGGTCGGTGCTGGCCCTGCCACTGCGGACAATTGTGGTCGAAGACGTGTCCGGGTCGATGGCAGCCAAGTCGGGTGACTCGACCCGCATCGCACTGACCGTGGAGGCCAGTCTCGGCGGTAACGCACTGTTCAATTCGCAAGCAGAGATGGGCTTGTGGGCGTTCTCGATCGGCCTCGGTGGAGGTAGTCAGGATTATCGCGAACTGGTCCCGATAGGACCTCAAAGCAACGTCGTCAACGGTCTTCCTCAACGTGAAGCGATCCTGGCCTCCATCCGGACGCTACCGTCGTTGGTCGGCGGGGGCACTGGTCTCTACGACACGACGCTCGCTGCCTTCCGCAATGTCAAAGCAGGCTACAACCCCAACTTCGTCAACAGCGTCATTCTCTTGACCGACGGTGCCAACGAAGATGCGGGTAGCCCTAGCCTCGACGATCTGCTCGCCACCCTCCAACGCGAGCAGGATCCGGTTCGGCCCGTGGTCATCGTTACCGTCGGTATCACAACTGATGCGGATCCTGTTGCTTTGCAGAAGATTTCCGCGGCAACCGGCGGAACGAGCTATATCGCCGAAGACCCGCGCGACATCCCCGACGTATTCGTCAAAGCACTCAACAGTCGAACCCAACGCATCGGCGGGGAATAG